In Campylobacter showae CSUNSWCD, one genomic interval encodes:
- a CDS encoding heavy metal translocating P-type ATPase: MQNIKLNIAGMTCVNCSNAIERVTKKIAGVLDAKVSFANGSGEFIIESAEVQAAIEEKIKKLGYGVAKDLAEFEAKREKHILNLRRNFLAAAAFSAVIMALEMSEQPSVAKSAIMLALAFITIATCGRDFFIHAYGALKNKNFDMNVLVALGTSTAFAYSLGVFIAGERLPENMRHLYVSGAAMITAFVLLGKFLEERSKARAGDYIKSLMDMSPKTALVLQKDGSALEAGVASLKIGDIAVVKSGYAVPCDGVVINGGAEIDTSMLTGESLPVYKKQGDEVNAGTINLNGYINVKVTKLANQTLLSQILELLSDASSKKMPISRFADRVANIFVPSVIAIAVVTFLAWFALTGNALQGVLSAVCVLIISCPCALGLATPIAIVSSLSLGAKNGILIKNPEVLEVLGDVKYAIFDKTGTLTKGEISVNFTDINDENLAKIAALEAKSSHPISAAIVRYASELGLKILGDEKGFENIAGRGVKSEDESVIAGNEALLSELGVEISTQAKELIAKAQNEGNGVVLAALNKIYVGFIALSDTVKEDAAQAMQSLKDAGITPVMLTGDNAFTAKNVAGKLGVEKVFAGMLPNEKFETIKRLQEEGAVLFVGDGINDAAPLKQANVGIAMSSGADIAKEAGDVVLVKNDLKSAVATINLANETMKTIKQNLFWAFVYNAVCIPVAAGVLAPLGLMLTPVYGAAAMCFSSVTVVLNSIRLRFKQI; encoded by the coding sequence ATGCAAAATATCAAACTAAACATCGCAGGCATGACCTGCGTAAACTGTTCAAACGCCATCGAGCGCGTGACGAAAAAGATCGCGGGCGTGCTAGACGCGAAAGTTAGCTTCGCAAACGGCTCGGGCGAATTTATCATAGAAAGCGCCGAAGTACAAGCCGCGATAGAAGAAAAGATAAAAAAACTAGGCTACGGCGTGGCAAAGGATTTGGCGGAATTTGAAGCCAAACGCGAGAAGCATATCTTAAATTTACGCCGAAATTTCCTAGCCGCCGCAGCTTTTAGCGCGGTGATTATGGCGCTTGAGATGAGCGAGCAGCCAAGCGTAGCAAAATCAGCCATCATGCTAGCGCTTGCCTTTATCACGATAGCTACGTGCGGGCGGGACTTTTTCATCCACGCTTACGGCGCGCTAAAAAATAAAAATTTCGACATGAACGTACTCGTAGCACTGGGCACTAGCACGGCGTTTGCGTATTCGCTGGGCGTTTTTATCGCGGGCGAGCGCCTGCCTGAAAATATGCGCCACCTTTACGTTTCAGGCGCAGCCATGATAACGGCTTTCGTGCTGCTGGGTAAATTTTTAGAAGAGCGTTCAAAAGCCCGCGCTGGCGACTACATAAAATCGCTAATGGATATGTCGCCCAAAACCGCTCTTGTGCTACAAAAAGACGGTAGTGCGCTGGAAGCGGGTGTTGCGAGCCTAAAAATAGGCGACATCGCGGTCGTAAAGAGCGGCTATGCGGTGCCTTGCGACGGAGTCGTGATAAACGGCGGCGCGGAGATCGACACCTCGATGCTAACGGGCGAGAGCCTACCAGTCTATAAAAAACAAGGCGACGAGGTCAATGCCGGAACTATAAATTTAAACGGCTACATCAACGTAAAGGTTACTAAACTCGCTAATCAAACGCTTTTGTCGCAAATTTTAGAGCTTTTAAGCGATGCGTCGAGCAAAAAGATGCCTATCAGCCGCTTTGCCGACCGCGTGGCAAATATCTTCGTGCCTAGCGTGATAGCTATCGCCGTCGTTACGTTTCTTGCGTGGTTTGCACTTACTGGAAATGCGCTACAAGGCGTGCTAAGCGCGGTTTGCGTGCTTATTATCTCATGTCCTTGCGCGCTGGGGCTAGCTACTCCGATAGCCATCGTCTCCTCGCTATCTCTAGGCGCTAAAAACGGAATCCTCATCAAAAATCCCGAGGTTTTAGAGGTGCTTGGCGACGTGAAATACGCGATATTTGATAAAACGGGTACGCTAACAAAGGGCGAAATATCCGTAAATTTTACAGATATAAACGATGAAAATTTAGCCAAAATCGCCGCACTAGAGGCCAAAAGCTCGCATCCGATATCTGCTGCGATCGTTAGATACGCAAGCGAGCTGGGGCTTAAAATTTTAGGCGATGAAAAGGGTTTTGAAAATATCGCGGGACGCGGCGTAAAGAGTGAGGACGAGAGCGTGATAGCAGGCAACGAGGCTCTTTTAAGCGAACTTGGCGTAGAGATAAGCACGCAAGCTAAAGAGCTAATCGCCAAAGCGCAAAATGAAGGAAACGGCGTAGTGCTCGCGGCTTTGAATAAAATTTATGTAGGTTTTATCGCGCTTAGCGATACGGTAAAAGAGGACGCCGCGCAGGCTATGCAAAGCCTAAAAGATGCTGGTATAACGCCCGTAATGCTAACCGGAGATAACGCCTTCACCGCAAAAAATGTGGCTGGCAAGCTTGGCGTAGAAAAGGTTTTTGCCGGCATGCTACCTAATGAAAAATTTGAAACGATAAAACGTCTGCAAGAAGAGGGTGCGGTGCTATTTGTCGGCGACGGTATTAACGACGCCGCACCGTTAAAGCAAGCAAATGTGGGTATCGCGATGAGTAGCGGTGCGGATATCGCAAAAGAAGCCGGCGACGTAGTGCTGGTAAAAAACGATCTAAAAAGCGCGGTAGCTACGATAAATTTAGCCAACGAGACGATGAAAACGATAAAGCAAAATTTGTTTTGGGCGTTTGTTTATAACGCCGTTTGTATCCCGGTTGCGGCGGGAGTTTTGGCGCCTTTGGGGCTCATGCTAACGCCCGTTTACGGAGCTGCGGCGATGTGTTTTAGCTCGGTCACGGTCGTGTTAAATTCGATCAGATTACGATTTAAGCAAATCTAA
- the pepT gene encoding peptidase T — translation MDIVERFLRYTKINTTTNREAGAAGIMPSNPTEHDLAKLIESELKELGLQNIKRRENAITTAVLPSNSAKKLPSVAFFAHLDTSAEQKNDTKAQIVRYEGGDVTLNKELGITLKLSEFPELANYVGDDLIVTDGTSLLGADDKAAIAAIVNAAQFFIQNPQIEHGDVTFGFLPDEEQGLRGAKALDVSEIKADFAYCLDCCGIGELIYQNWNAGDAVVTFVGQSAHPMNAKGKLVNSLLLAHKFISMLPGGEAPEYTDGVEGYYWVKELSGNSAKTVLKLDVREFNEAKYAQRMAFLQDLADSFAKIYGAHRIQISLKDRYKNVFNYLEGGENSLPVVAAKQAYARLNIEPKVIPMRGGYDGAVISEKGVPCPNLFTGAHNFHSIYEYLPVKSLRAASNVICEIIKIIAEK, via the coding sequence ATGGATATAGTCGAGAGATTTTTACGCTATACAAAGATCAACACAACGACAAACCGCGAAGCGGGCGCGGCAGGCATCATGCCGTCAAACCCAACCGAGCACGATCTAGCAAAGCTGATAGAAAGCGAGCTAAAGGAGCTTGGACTACAAAATATAAAAAGACGAGAAAACGCCATAACTACGGCCGTTTTGCCGTCAAACTCCGCCAAGAAGCTGCCGTCCGTGGCGTTTTTCGCGCACCTTGATACTAGCGCGGAGCAAAAAAACGACACGAAAGCGCAAATCGTGCGCTACGAGGGCGGCGACGTCACGCTAAACAAAGAGCTAGGCATAACGCTCAAACTTAGCGAATTTCCAGAGCTTGCTAACTACGTCGGAGACGATCTCATCGTAACCGACGGCACCAGCCTGCTAGGCGCGGACGACAAGGCCGCGATCGCCGCCATCGTAAACGCCGCGCAGTTTTTCATACAAAACCCACAAATCGAGCACGGCGACGTGACGTTTGGCTTTTTACCCGACGAGGAGCAAGGCCTGCGCGGGGCCAAGGCGCTTGACGTCTCGGAGATAAAGGCCGACTTTGCCTACTGTCTTGATTGCTGCGGTATAGGCGAGCTGATTTACCAAAACTGGAACGCCGGCGACGCGGTCGTGACCTTCGTCGGGCAGTCCGCGCACCCGATGAACGCCAAGGGCAAGCTAGTAAATTCCTTGCTACTCGCGCATAAATTTATCTCGATGCTACCGGGCGGCGAAGCACCCGAATACACCGACGGCGTCGAGGGCTACTACTGGGTCAAGGAGCTATCGGGCAACAGCGCAAAGACCGTGCTAAAGCTCGACGTTCGCGAATTTAACGAGGCAAAATATGCGCAGCGCATGGCGTTTTTACAAGATCTAGCCGACTCGTTTGCTAAAATTTACGGCGCGCACAGAATTCAAATCAGCCTAAAAGATCGCTACAAAAACGTATTTAACTACCTTGAAGGTGGCGAAAACAGCCTACCCGTCGTCGCGGCAAAGCAGGCCTACGCTCGGCTAAACATAGAGCCAAAAGTCATCCCGATGCGAGGCGGCTACGACGGCGCGGTCATCTCGGAAAAGGGCGTACCGTGTCCGAATCTCTTTACCGGCGCGCACAACTTTCACTCCATCTACGAGTACCTGCCGGTAAAATCGCTACGCGCAGCCAGCAACGTCATCTGCGAGATAATTAAAATCATAGCCGAGAAATAA
- a CDS encoding cation:dicarboxylate symporter family transporter, translating to MNPSVSNAAKPQKPFLIRMFTNLAFWVVFGIVAGIAVGMIFPDLGIASKPGIDYFIKALKALIGPIIFLTIVSGIIGLESMKELGSIGLKGFIYFEVVSTIALAVGIIFGETLKPGHDMHLDYTQLDASSVEKFTSQASNIDANSGILAHTLHILRGAVPVDGIFPYVHLLDPFIKSNTLQVLFLAIVTAVAISFLKHDYKKKILRPLEIVQHWVLKLLTILMLFSPVAAFSAMAFLIGKFGINSLLGMLELLFVMAIASLFFIFVVLGIICYFAKVNIFKFMRFIAKEVLIVFATSSSETALAPLMQKLEAAGIHRGAVGLIIPTGYSFNLDCTNIYLSLSVIFLAQAFGIPLSIEHLIQILVILMVTSKGAVGVTGSGFIILAGTLAALPSAGIPVVTVAVLLGVDKFMSEMRAVGNLCGNAVGCLIISIWDKKVDMEKFRYALDHPDEFHFHS from the coding sequence TTGAACCCAAGCGTTTCAAACGCGGCCAAGCCGCAAAAACCTTTTCTTATTAGAATGTTTACCAACCTAGCGTTTTGGGTGGTTTTCGGCATCGTCGCCGGTATCGCGGTCGGCATGATCTTCCCGGATCTAGGCATCGCGAGCAAGCCGGGCATCGACTACTTTATCAAAGCCCTAAAAGCGCTCATCGGACCGATTATTTTCCTCACGATCGTCTCAGGCATAATCGGACTTGAGAGCATGAAGGAACTGGGCTCTATCGGACTTAAAGGATTTATCTACTTTGAGGTTGTGAGCACCATAGCTCTTGCCGTGGGAATAATCTTTGGCGAGACGCTAAAACCGGGTCACGATATGCACCTTGACTACACGCAGCTTGACGCCTCTAGCGTAGAGAAATTTACGAGCCAAGCCTCAAATATAGACGCAAATAGCGGAATTTTAGCGCATACGCTTCACATTTTACGCGGCGCTGTGCCCGTAGACGGCATTTTCCCTTATGTGCATTTGCTTGATCCGTTTATCAAATCAAACACACTTCAAGTGCTATTTTTGGCGATCGTTACGGCTGTTGCGATCTCGTTTTTAAAGCACGACTATAAAAAGAAGATCCTAAGACCACTTGAAATCGTTCAGCACTGGGTGCTAAAACTGCTTACGATTTTGATGCTATTTAGCCCGGTTGCAGCATTTTCCGCGATGGCGTTTTTGATCGGCAAATTTGGCATCAACTCGCTTTTGGGTATGCTTGAGCTACTTTTCGTTATGGCGATTGCAAGCTTATTTTTTATATTCGTCGTTCTGGGTATTATTTGCTATTTTGCAAAAGTCAATATCTTTAAATTTATGCGCTTCATCGCAAAAGAGGTCTTGATCGTGTTTGCAACGAGCTCCTCAGAGACCGCGCTAGCTCCGCTCATGCAAAAGCTAGAGGCTGCGGGCATCCATAGAGGCGCGGTCGGACTCATCATACCGACGGGATATTCGTTTAACCTAGACTGTACAAACATCTACCTATCGCTTAGCGTTATTTTCCTTGCTCAAGCCTTCGGCATCCCGCTAAGCATCGAGCATTTGATACAAATTCTCGTCATCTTGATGGTAACTAGCAAGGGCGCTGTCGGCGTCACAGGCTCTGGATTTATCATACTTGCCGGTACGCTTGCCGCGCTTCCTAGCGCAGGTATCCCGGTGGTTACGGTTGCGGTGCTACTTGGTGTTGATAAGTTTATGTCCGAGATGCGCGCGGTCGGAAACCTCTGCGGCAACGCCGTGGGCTGCCTAATCATCTCGATCTGGGATAAAAAAGTAGATATGGAGAAATTCCGCTACGCGCTAGATCACCCGGACGAGTTTCACTTCCATTCGTAA
- a CDS encoding heavy-metal-associated domain-containing protein encodes MTKFKVANIHCENCANTIKNALGDEYGEIKVDMSAEPKIVSVNLDGKDEAKFKEELDDLGFSVIEKI; translated from the coding sequence ATGACTAAATTTAAGGTTGCTAATATCCACTGCGAAAACTGCGCAAACACCATAAAAAACGCTCTTGGCGATGAATACGGCGAGATAAAAGTAGATATGAGCGCCGAGCCAAAGATCGTGAGCGTAAATTTAGACGGCAAGGACGAGGCGAAATTTAAAGAGGAGCTGGATGATTTGGGATTTAGCGTCATAGAGAAAATTTGA
- a CDS encoding DUF6882 domain-containing protein — MRNLRYVSDLSDFHQVFSATLGKMATVQNRFADIVGNLDWNVDFDSCEIAFGDQIYKIQFIGSESNVSDTWLWGHANVNNFGEEATRFSAEVLRAGAEWGLQAFSEPSFELDETFNGHTLCIAACGAVGENLCYYGCRHDKGCAFVAITDAPDLLFGPLSAHEFVKTASGCIQNHDVDHKIFIKSFLEFNGVKFDENVEKGGFFKKAKDEIVAKFDKELLIKFDDKGRISEFKYEF; from the coding sequence ATGCGAAATTTACGCTACGTAAGCGACCTTTCGGACTTTCATCAGGTTTTTTCGGCGACGCTGGGAAAGATGGCGACCGTACAAAATAGATTTGCGGATATCGTCGGCAACCTCGACTGGAACGTGGATTTTGACAGCTGCGAGATAGCTTTCGGCGATCAAATTTATAAGATACAGTTTATCGGCAGCGAGTCAAACGTGAGCGACACTTGGCTGTGGGGGCACGCGAACGTAAATAATTTCGGCGAGGAGGCGACGCGGTTTTCGGCGGAGGTGTTGCGCGCTGGAGCGGAGTGGGGCTTGCAGGCTTTTAGCGAACCGAGTTTTGAGCTAGATGAAACCTTTAACGGCCATACGCTTTGTATAGCCGCGTGCGGAGCGGTGGGCGAAAATTTATGCTACTACGGCTGCAGGCACGACAAGGGCTGTGCGTTTGTGGCTATCACAGATGCGCCGGATTTGCTTTTTGGGCCTCTTAGCGCGCACGAGTTTGTCAAAACAGCAAGCGGCTGCATACAAAATCACGACGTAGATCATAAAATTTTCATCAAAAGCTTTTTGGAATTCAACGGAGTCAAATTTGATGAAAACGTCGAAAAGGGCGGATTTTTTAAGAAAGCCAAAGACGAAATCGTAGCTAAATTTGACAAAGAGCTTTTGATCAAATTTGACGATAAGGGTAGGATATCGGAATTTAAATATGAATTTTAA
- a CDS encoding peptidylprolyl isomerase, which translates to MRNDELKIYDIDAAELAKLKFAVIHTEKGDMKLELYGEEAPQAVTNFAQLAKSGFYDGLNFHRVIPNFVIQGGCPHGTGTGGPGWRIKCECVGQKHKHKRGTLSMAHAGRDTGGSQFFVCHSAQPHLDGVHTVFGQIVDEPSLKTLDSVRQGDKINSIEILESL; encoded by the coding sequence ATGAGAAACGACGAACTAAAAATCTACGACATCGACGCGGCCGAGCTTGCTAAGCTCAAATTTGCCGTGATCCACACCGAAAAAGGCGATATGAAGCTCGAACTCTACGGTGAGGAAGCGCCACAAGCAGTGACGAATTTCGCTCAGCTAGCCAAAAGCGGCTTTTACGACGGATTAAATTTCCACCGCGTGATCCCAAATTTCGTGATCCAGGGCGGCTGCCCGCACGGTACGGGCACAGGAGGGCCGGGCTGGCGCATAAAATGCGAGTGCGTAGGCCAAAAACACAAGCACAAACGCGGAACCTTATCCATGGCGCACGCCGGACGCGATACGGGCGGCAGTCAGTTTTTCGTCTGCCACAGCGCGCAGCCGCACCTTGACGGCGTGCATACGGTGTTTGGCCAGATCGTGGACGAGCCTAGCCTAAAGACTCTAGATAGCGTCAGGCAAGGCGATAAGATAAATTCAATCGAAATTTTAGAGAGTTTGTAA
- a CDS encoding fumarate reductase cytochrome b subunit — MSGLIEGFLGRQADTKKSRTPAVWDRWQSITGLILACFILCHMVFTSTILFGKGAFNAVVGFAEAKFLFGEATWWITNVIAAIIFVVFIAHAFLAMRKFPANYRQYIMFRGHKDRMKHLDTTLWWFQFLTGFALFFAASAHLVDIIFGGHITADKSAAAFHQLEIFYFALLVFMVVHASVGMYRLYVKWVSIDGVNKQEMFAKRNKAKTAIFAVFGVLAVIALIADFVWISL, encoded by the coding sequence ATGAGTGGGCTAATCGAGGGCTTCTTGGGTAGGCAAGCGGATACGAAAAAAAGTCGTACTCCTGCCGTTTGGGACAGATGGCAAAGTATAACGGGACTGATTTTGGCCTGTTTTATTTTGTGTCACATGGTATTTACCTCTACCATTTTATTCGGCAAGGGCGCATTTAACGCCGTTGTAGGTTTTGCGGAGGCTAAATTTTTATTCGGCGAGGCTACATGGTGGATTACTAACGTTATCGCTGCGATAATATTCGTCGTTTTTATCGCTCACGCATTTTTGGCGATGAGAAAATTTCCTGCAAACTACAGACAATACATCATGTTTAGAGGCCACAAAGACCGCATGAAACACCTTGACACTACTCTTTGGTGGTTTCAGTTTTTGACAGGTTTTGCTCTATTTTTCGCAGCCAGTGCGCACTTAGTCGATATAATCTTCGGCGGACACATCACTGCCGACAAATCAGCGGCTGCATTTCATCAACTAGAAATTTTCTACTTCGCTTTACTTGTATTTATGGTTGTTCACGCTAGCGTGGGAATGTACCGCCTATACGTAAAATGGGTAAGTATCGACGGAGTAAACAAACAAGAGATGTTCGCAAAAAGAAATAAAGCCAAAACTGCGATATTTGCGGTTTTTGGAGTGCTCGCGGTCATCGCGCTGATCGCCGATTTCGTGTGGATCAGTCTTTAG
- the lgt gene encoding prolipoprotein diacylglyceryl transferase, producing the protein MSWWNDFYINFDPVAFELFGIKVHWYGIMYVLALLVALGVAKFIVKRDNMQISNSLLDNYFFWVEIGVILGARLGYIVIYDPNTAYYLTHPWQIFNPFHNGEFVGIRGMSYHGAVVGFLIATWAFCRKFKQNLWQLLDLVALSIPLGYFFGRIGNFLNQELFGRITDVSWAINVAGQMRHPSQIYEAVLEGLAVFAILFVYRKFKKFDGELIALYAVLYTFARFICEFFREPDFGIGFVFLNLSMGQILSFLMFACGIFLYIILNKKYTKF; encoded by the coding sequence ATGAGCTGGTGGAACGACTTTTATATAAATTTCGATCCGGTCGCGTTTGAGCTGTTTGGCATTAAGGTGCACTGGTACGGGATAATGTACGTCCTGGCGCTACTAGTGGCGCTAGGAGTGGCTAAATTTATCGTCAAGCGCGATAATATGCAAATTTCAAATTCGCTGCTTGATAATTATTTCTTTTGGGTGGAAATCGGCGTGATACTGGGCGCGAGGCTCGGCTATATCGTCATTTATGATCCAAATACCGCTTATTATCTCACTCATCCTTGGCAGATTTTTAACCCCTTTCACAACGGCGAATTTGTCGGTATTCGCGGTATGAGCTATCACGGCGCGGTGGTTGGATTTTTGATAGCGACATGGGCTTTTTGTCGTAAATTTAAGCAAAATTTGTGGCAGCTTTTAGATCTCGTTGCGCTTAGCATTCCGCTTGGATATTTTTTCGGTCGCATCGGAAATTTTTTAAATCAAGAGCTATTCGGCCGTATCACGGACGTCTCATGGGCGATCAATGTCGCGGGACAGATGCGTCATCCATCGCAAATTTACGAAGCCGTTTTAGAAGGGCTTGCGGTTTTTGCCATCCTTTTTGTTTATAGAAAATTTAAAAAATTTGACGGCGAACTCATCGCTCTTTATGCCGTGCTTTATACCTTTGCCAGATTTATCTGCGAGTTCTTTAGAGAGCCTGATTTTGGGATCGGCTTTGTATTTTTAAATTTATCTATGGGGCAGATACTATCCTTTTTAATGTTTGCATGCGGCATTTTCCTTTATATTATCTTAAATAAAAAATATACAAAATTTTAA
- a CDS encoding YebC/PmpR family DNA-binding transcriptional regulator, whose product MGRAFEYRRAAKEARWDKMSKVFPKLAKAITVAAKEGGTEPDMNPKLRAAIAAAKAQNMPKDNIDAAIKRASGKDSADIKTIFYDGKGAHGVQIIVECATDNPTRTVANVKAIFSKNGGEILPSGSLNFMFTRKSVFELDMPAKELDEIELELIDFGLTEIEEEDGVLYIYGDYASFGTLSEGIEKLGLEAKKASLQYIANSPISLDEEQMNELEKLLDKLEDDDDVQAVYTNIE is encoded by the coding sequence ATGGGACGAGCGTTTGAATATAGGCGCGCCGCGAAAGAAGCGCGCTGGGACAAGATGAGCAAAGTTTTTCCAAAACTCGCAAAAGCCATAACCGTAGCGGCTAAAGAGGGCGGCACGGAGCCTGATATGAACCCAAAACTCCGCGCCGCAATAGCAGCGGCCAAGGCGCAAAATATGCCAAAAGACAACATCGATGCAGCGATAAAACGCGCTAGCGGCAAGGATAGCGCGGATATCAAGACCATCTTTTACGACGGCAAGGGCGCTCACGGCGTGCAGATCATCGTCGAGTGCGCTACCGATAACCCAACTCGCACGGTTGCTAACGTCAAGGCGATATTTAGCAAAAACGGCGGCGAAATCCTGCCTAGCGGAAGCTTAAATTTTATGTTTACGAGAAAGAGCGTTTTTGAGCTCGATATGCCCGCAAAAGAGCTTGACGAGATTGAGCTAGAGCTCATCGACTTTGGTCTAACCGAGATCGAGGAAGAAGACGGCGTGCTTTATATCTACGGCGATTACGCAAGCTTTGGCACGCTAAGCGAAGGTATCGAAAAGCTAGGACTCGAGGCTAAAAAAGCTAGCCTGCAGTACATCGCAAACTCGCCGATAAGCCTAGACGAAGAGCAGATGAACGAACTAGAAAAACTACTCGATAAGCTCGAAGACGACGACGACGTGCAAGCGGTTTATACAAATATCGAATAA
- a CDS encoding GNAT family N-acetyltransferase, whose amino-acid sequence MILNARKDDAARCIELLNLAMEDIAFTLSGVSDPAKSDEILHKFFRSEINRLSYNNVFVFKFDGEIAGAICAYDGGEIEVLDEPIRAHLRMLGSNEVPQTECFADELYIDSLAVDERFRGRGIAKELIKFIFTLAPKRNIKKVALIVDEKKPKTMAFYERLGFKTDCEMIINSHKYYHMIKEIK is encoded by the coding sequence ATGATTTTAAATGCCCGAAAAGACGACGCCGCGCGCTGCATAGAGTTGTTAAATTTAGCCATGGAGGACATCGCATTTACGCTTAGCGGCGTGAGCGATCCCGCTAAGAGCGATGAAATTTTGCATAAATTTTTTAGAAGCGAGATAAACCGCCTAAGCTACAACAATGTTTTTGTTTTCAAATTTGACGGCGAGATCGCGGGAGCGATTTGCGCTTACGACGGAGGAGAGATCGAGGTATTGGATGAGCCTATTAGGGCGCATTTGCGTATGCTTGGCTCAAACGAAGTTCCGCAGACGGAGTGCTTTGCAGACGAGCTATATATCGATAGTCTTGCCGTGGACGAGAGGTTTCGCGGACGAGGCATCGCAAAAGAGCTGATCAAATTTATCTTTACCCTCGCGCCAAAACGAAATATCAAAAAAGTAGCCCTCATCGTCGATGAAAAAAAGCCAAAAACTATGGCTTTTTACGAGCGTTTAGGTTTTAAAACCGACTGCGAAATGATCATAAATTCTCACAAATACTACCATATGATAAAGGAGATAAAATGA